In Aphanothece sacrum FPU1, a single genomic region encodes these proteins:
- a CDS encoding SpoIID/LytB domain-containing protein has product MKKLSLGPLFNRLGIWCFPLVSVSVLPFILTYGQFWDSSGDQGSKAPPLPPLSQLPSTSVPPVPLNVSSTLLQKPRPKLQDPQPSKLQNHEDLAPQKTADKPKKAPFTAKTSSKPSTVAPSRPKPLQKSISPAPPNYQPPPLEIRVAILRDEAVTTIGTSGQAIITDRNGKQLQVLSGNQGLSVQPNGTSLSLENASLPGVVWIQPTQGSLVYVGDRWYRGKILLVSQGNSLLAVNYVDLEHYLYSVVGSEMHANAPTEALKAQAIAARSYALVHMIRPASSWYDLGNTQRWQVYKGLKSEYNTGHHAVGETAGQILSHGGGVVESLYASTDDIVASAHGGRGMSQTGAYELAKQGYDYQQILDHYYPGVGLARLILN; this is encoded by the coding sequence TAGCGTCTTACCATTTATTTTGACCTATGGACAATTTTGGGACTCATCGGGAGACCAAGGGTCAAAAGCTCCTCCATTGCCTCCCTTAAGTCAACTTCCTTCGACTTCTGTTCCTCCTGTTCCCCTTAATGTTTCCTCTACCCTATTACAAAAACCTCGTCCTAAACTTCAAGATCCTCAACCATCTAAACTTCAAAATCATGAGGACTTAGCTCCCCAAAAAACGGCGGATAAACCCAAGAAAGCCCCTTTCACCGCAAAAACTTCATCAAAACCCTCTACTGTAGCTCCTAGCCGACCTAAACCCCTACAGAAGTCTATTTCACCCGCCCCTCCTAATTATCAACCCCCTCCCTTAGAAATTCGGGTCGCTATTTTACGAGATGAAGCAGTAACCACTATTGGTACTTCTGGACAAGCGATCATTACCGATAGAAATGGGAAACAGTTACAGGTGCTTTCAGGAAATCAAGGGTTATCAGTACAACCTAACGGTACATCCCTTTCTTTAGAAAATGCCTCTTTACCTGGAGTTGTCTGGATACAACCGACTCAAGGCAGTTTAGTCTATGTTGGCGATCGCTGGTATCGAGGGAAGATTTTATTGGTTTCTCAGGGTAATAGCCTATTAGCGGTTAATTATGTAGATTTAGAACATTATTTGTATAGTGTGGTGGGTAGTGAGATGCACGCTAATGCACCCACTGAAGCTCTCAAAGCTCAGGCGATCGCGGCTCGTTCTTATGCATTGGTTCACATGATCCGACCTGCAAGTTCTTGGTATGATTTAGGGAATACCCAACGTTGGCAAGTGTATAAAGGATTAAAAAGCGAATATAATACGGGTCATCATGCTGTTGGTGAAACGGCTGGACAAATCCTCAGTCATGGCGGTGGTGTGGTAGAATCCCTTTATGCTTCGACGGATGACATTGTGGCCAGCGCACATGGGGGCAGAGGTATGAGTCAAACGGGAGCTTATGAATTAGCCAAACAAGGCTATGATTATCAACAAATTCTCGATCACTATTATCCAGGGGTAGGACTCGCTAGATTGATTTTAAATTAA